The genomic interval CGTCGACGTCGTACCGGTGAAGAGCCGGTAGAGGGCCTCCCGAAGCCCGATCGCCTGACTGCGCGCGCGGCCCGAGACCGGCACCTCGTCGTGGGTGAGGCCCGCCTCCCGGAACCAGCGAGCGAGATCGGCCGGCTCCGGGATGCGCTCGAACGGCGCCTGCTGCCGCTTGCCGACGGTCGCGGTGAAATCGACCGACGGACGGCCGCCGACCCAGGTGAAGCGCGTGTCCATGGCCGTAGCCTATCATCGTTGTTACCAGATAAACCGGTAACGGAGGAGCGGCTTGTGAGGATCGGGATCGTCGGCGCGGGCGGCGTGGGTGGGTACTTCGGTGCGCGGCTGGCTGCCGCAGGGCAGGACGTCGGGTTCGTCGCGCGCGGCAAGCACCTCGAGGCGCTGAGGTCCGACGGGTTGGTGGTGCAGAGCCCCGCGGGTGATCTCCGGCTGCCGGTGCAGGCGACCGATGCGCCGGCCGAGCTCGGTGTGGTCGACTACGTACTGGTCTGCGTGAAGACCTGGCAGTTGGCCGAGGCGATCACCGCGATCCGGCCGCTCGTCGGTCCGGAAACTGCAATCGTCACGGTGCAGAACGGCGTGGAGGCGCCGGATCAGGTGGCCGAGTCCTACGGGCGCGACGCCGTGCTGCCTGGTGCGGCAGAGGTGATCGCGTATGTCGACGGTCCGGGGATCATCCGGCACCTCGGCAGCGGCAAGCTGACGTTCGGCGAGTGGGACAACGGGCAGTCTTCGCGCTCCGACCGGCTTCGGGATGCGTTCGTCGCTGCCGGGCTGCAAGCAGTTGTGCCGGAGGACATCTGGACTGGTTTGTGGGCGAAGTTCCTGTCGGTCGTCCCCAGCGGCGGCCTCGGCACCGCGACCGGCGCCGGGTACGGCGTACTCCGCACGCATCCCGCCACCCGAGAGCTCCTCACCGCGGCCACGACCGAGATCCGCGACGTCGCCGTTGCCCGCGGCATCCACCTCGCCGCGGACGTCGTACCCCGGACCCTCGCCTGGATCGACGGGCTTCCGGCCGACGGCACGACCTCTCTCCAGCGCGACCTGATCGCCGGCCGCCCC from Kribbella sp. NBC_00709 carries:
- a CDS encoding 2-dehydropantoate 2-reductase yields the protein MRIGIVGAGGVGGYFGARLAAAGQDVGFVARGKHLEALRSDGLVVQSPAGDLRLPVQATDAPAELGVVDYVLVCVKTWQLAEAITAIRPLVGPETAIVTVQNGVEAPDQVAESYGRDAVLPGAAEVIAYVDGPGIIRHLGSGKLTFGEWDNGQSSRSDRLRDAFVAAGLQAVVPEDIWTGLWAKFLSVVPSGGLGTATGAGYGVLRTHPATRELLTAATTEIRDVAVARGIHLAADVVPRTLAWIDGLPADGTTSLQRDLIAGRPSELDAWTGAVVRLGNEAAIPTPVNTFLYSLAAARAIAAGN